Proteins encoded together in one Verrucomicrobiia bacterium window:
- a CDS encoding type II secretion system protein, with translation MKPASKRGFTLIELLVVIAIIAILAGLLLPALARAKLKATQASCISNQHQLGLAYTLYAGDNMEQILPMADYNSGAIMNSAGGFWGGPGGPSFAGGNPGLWVTQAQQQIASRNPLFKYAPNPNAYECPGDTRFKKSTMASGWAFGTYSKTQNAGGERYSPTSDLFWGTRDTYRRLTDISDGSSTFIFIEDAGAQGGGFNVGTWALQWLPSTAANGHPQSFTGVDPPPMYHGDVNTFGYADAHAEKHRWTDGNVIAAGIRAANGGGGGVTYSPGADYEFLYEGYRFPGWTQ, from the coding sequence ATGAAGCCTGCCAGCAAACGTGGATTTACCCTGATCGAGTTGCTCGTCGTCATTGCCATTATCGCCATTCTTGCCGGCTTATTGCTGCCCGCCTTGGCGCGCGCGAAGTTGAAGGCGACCCAGGCATCTTGCATTAGCAACCAGCATCAACTGGGATTGGCATATACCCTGTACGCCGGTGATAACATGGAACAAATTCTCCCGATGGCGGATTATAACAGCGGCGCGATCATGAATTCGGCGGGTGGATTCTGGGGAGGCCCCGGCGGTCCCTCTTTCGCGGGTGGAAATCCCGGCTTATGGGTCACCCAGGCACAACAACAAATCGCATCACGCAACCCGCTATTTAAATATGCGCCCAATCCGAACGCATACGAATGTCCCGGCGACACGCGTTTCAAGAAATCCACCATGGCCAGTGGTTGGGCTTTTGGCACTTATTCGAAAACCCAAAATGCTGGAGGCGAGCGCTATAGCCCTACGTCTGATTTATTTTGGGGCACTAGAGATACCTATCGCCGCCTCACGGATATCTCGGACGGTTCTTCCACTTTTATTTTCATCGAAGATGCTGGCGCGCAAGGTGGCGGCTTCAATGTCGGCACTTGGGCATTGCAATGGCTTCCTTCGACCGCCGCCAATGGACACCCGCAATCTTTCACTGGCGTGGATCCGCCCCCAATGTATCACGGCGATGTGAATACCTTTGGCTATGCCGATGCCCATGCTGAAAAGCATAGATGGACGGATGGAAATGTGATCGCTGCCGGCATTCGGGCGGCGAACGGCGGTGGCGGTGGTGTAACTTACAGTCCGGGAGCCGACTACGAATTTCTCTACGAGGGCTACCGTTTTCCAGGTTGGACTCAGTAA
- a CDS encoding glycosyl hydrolase family 28-related protein, whose amino-acid sequence MFASLFVPMRTAVSAALLAAFAGFTIGLVPKAQAAGNATQLIWTTQPGLATNGFVFAQSPVLQTADASGNPTTAGLPATKLIQIGLYSGRGVLGGTLIANIGTSGGNGSVTLTNLQLSLPGSAQLIAYDIGNGFLPTNISAGATCRLWLDAADANAMTVSGTQVVTWLDKSGKTNNASGGTPPTVGTNSTLAQTQAGLAKVVHFNGANDYLSVDLSSLSNSAYTVIAMEVAANKGSSSSYILGNDNGGQDATLHIGYNTSNEWRWGEYGDDLNFDTTFKFPVPRISTERITTAFAESLYFDGTNVANRTAGALLGGTFLKSGTVGRAINSGNYQGDLAELIVYNSALSVSDRTNIESYLATKWTTGLHSATTTTFQVLQTNGMVFVTGLHEVIPTLNTNEIVITVTTPQEYGAKGDGVTDDTAAFQNAINAVYNANGSGGGVIFVPNGFYAFSNSLTIPNGVTLHGDWNDWTKGTNGLVGTTFKVYTGAGQSNGTPFITMSGSSSLKDVNIWYPDQNASSIVSYPYSIQLSGDCVIKNVVLVNSYQGIQAANGDRHILSTVIGSPLFLGVNTDSIFDICHAEDVRFSPDVWPASLLTNAPAPGGPHAAWMRTNGTGWRMIRVDGDLCVDTFLSGYNTGILFTNTGNGDPGITFYSGAISNCATAIMVQDMPSGLGLMFANFTLDGDVAVARTRTDTDANIQFDHCTIIGRSGTAVKSTGADSGSWMQFQNCTISNTLALSGPGVFNVVNSTLQGATQCTMSSTATRAAFVGCTFTPTRNIVNSGSANNLLVDARPAISNAFPVFYWTNVLNDYESRQPAKTNLFVATAYGATGNGVTDDTAAINAALAAAGANGGGIVYVPAGLYRLTATLDVPSGVELRGAYELRHWPGAAPDGFAKGTVLRPYEGAGTTNGPVAVALEANSGLVGVTISYETQNTNCVLFPPAIQGRGGNIYCIGIACPNPYYYLDMDTYTCTNHFLYLVDGWAIKTGFNIGNGSTGSMVDNMANWTYWIGNGQSQSTLPQNIQAPVLEFVLHQSCFYTLGDCTELLVKDFSIIQNTYMRLHTENGVGPQATLIGAYCDATIQGMIFDGAGTSDVNAVNLSLCVFNVNNDADLASTTVGILSTNGFSGTAHFFNTTSFAERYYDINLYGGDFEFEVAHIENSFNGANVNGGVMALDNLSAGGVTGNVPYGLTFGTNAGMAGKTSEVIGDFSPNGFALNNINVADPINGWIDYALSSSTVLNIGSVVIGDIYPDGAHQFEPAGAFSFMAFSTNGINNNGITVQVVATNLAGQVYANTFSSANGLIVNGNSTTKSVSAPLITNALYKMTVRVSDTLGNSATNTLSFDTVSPAYTFEAEDFDYNGGSFIDNPMPDAYLNLAGVVGIDYTNGITGQGGASYRPQGIETEGASDKLRLAFSGITDYDVGFANAGNWANYTRTIAAGNYNFYMRAASPGAAITDAASVGTLTSGRGTSNQVILKLGTIGVQDTGSYQTYTWIPLKDTSGNLVKIAGTGEETFRVTTDRSGFNVNYYMLVTTNTQGSFVFVPAAPGGVIASAGNGQAVVNWQPSPSAANYNVKQSLANGGPYTLIASNLSALSFTNTGLSNGITYYYEVTATNTFGESAAAGPASARPVSLSPPQLGTVVGNGTIQFSWGTDHTGWRLQMQTNSLGSGFSSTWVDVPGATNANQITIPVNSSSGTAFFRLVYP is encoded by the coding sequence ATGTTTGCTTCCTTGTTTGTTCCGATGCGGACAGCAGTATCGGCCGCCCTGCTGGCCGCCTTCGCCGGTTTTACGATTGGCCTTGTGCCCAAAGCGCAGGCCGCGGGTAACGCGACCCAACTCATTTGGACTACGCAACCCGGTCTCGCCACCAACGGGTTTGTTTTCGCCCAAAGTCCGGTGCTTCAAACCGCCGATGCTTCTGGCAATCCGACCACTGCCGGCTTGCCCGCCACCAAATTAATCCAGATCGGCCTGTATTCCGGTCGCGGGGTTTTGGGCGGCACACTCATCGCCAACATCGGCACTTCTGGCGGCAACGGCTCCGTCACGCTCACCAACTTGCAGCTTTCCCTTCCCGGTTCGGCGCAACTCATCGCCTACGACATCGGCAACGGTTTTCTGCCGACGAATATTTCGGCGGGCGCCACTTGCCGGTTGTGGCTCGACGCCGCCGACGCAAACGCCATGACCGTCAGCGGCACGCAAGTCGTGACGTGGCTCGACAAAAGCGGCAAGACGAATAACGCCAGCGGCGGCACTCCGCCCACCGTCGGCACCAACAGCACCCTCGCGCAAACCCAGGCCGGATTGGCGAAAGTCGTCCACTTCAACGGCGCGAATGATTATCTCAGCGTGGATCTGAGCAGCCTCAGCAATTCCGCTTATACCGTCATAGCGATGGAAGTGGCGGCAAACAAAGGTTCATCCAGCAGTTATATTCTCGGCAATGACAACGGCGGCCAGGACGCTACGCTGCACATCGGATACAACACTTCCAACGAATGGCGCTGGGGCGAATATGGCGACGACCTGAATTTCGATACGACCTTCAAATTCCCCGTCCCGCGAATTTCCACCGAGCGTATCACCACGGCGTTCGCGGAATCGCTTTATTTCGATGGAACCAATGTGGCCAATCGGACTGCCGGCGCGCTGCTCGGGGGCACGTTCCTGAAAAGTGGCACGGTCGGTCGCGCGATCAACAGCGGAAATTACCAGGGCGACCTCGCGGAGTTGATCGTTTACAACTCCGCCCTCAGCGTCAGCGACCGTACGAACATCGAAAGCTATCTCGCGACAAAATGGACGACTGGATTGCACAGCGCGACCACGACTACATTTCAAGTTTTGCAAACGAACGGAATGGTTTTTGTCACCGGCTTGCACGAAGTCATTCCGACTTTAAACACCAATGAAATCGTGATCACCGTCACGACGCCGCAGGAGTACGGCGCGAAAGGCGATGGCGTGACTGATGACACCGCCGCCTTTCAGAATGCGATAAATGCCGTCTATAACGCCAACGGTTCCGGCGGTGGTGTGATTTTTGTGCCCAACGGTTTTTATGCCTTTTCGAACAGCCTGACGATTCCCAACGGCGTGACGCTTCACGGCGATTGGAACGATTGGACCAAGGGAACGAATGGACTAGTCGGCACCACATTCAAGGTTTACACCGGCGCTGGACAAAGCAACGGCACGCCCTTTATCACCATGAGCGGATCCAGTTCGCTCAAGGATGTGAATATCTGGTATCCCGACCAGAACGCATCGAGCATCGTGAGTTACCCATATTCGATCCAGTTGTCGGGCGATTGCGTGATCAAAAATGTGGTGCTCGTGAATTCCTATCAGGGCATTCAAGCGGCGAATGGTGATCGCCATATTCTTTCCACTGTCATAGGCAGTCCGTTGTTTCTCGGCGTGAACACGGACTCCATCTTTGACATCTGTCACGCGGAAGATGTGCGTTTTTCGCCCGATGTTTGGCCCGCGTCACTTCTAACCAACGCGCCCGCGCCCGGCGGTCCGCACGCCGCCTGGATGCGCACGAACGGCACCGGCTGGCGCATGATTCGCGTGGACGGCGATCTCTGCGTGGATACTTTTCTGAGCGGTTACAACACCGGCATTTTGTTTACGAATACCGGCAACGGCGATCCAGGCATCACTTTTTATTCGGGCGCGATCAGTAATTGCGCTACGGCGATCATGGTTCAGGACATGCCCAGCGGACTCGGCCTGATGTTCGCGAATTTTACCCTCGATGGTGATGTCGCCGTTGCCCGCACGCGCACGGACACGGACGCGAACATCCAATTCGATCATTGCACTATCATCGGCCGTAGCGGGACCGCCGTGAAGTCCACCGGCGCGGACTCGGGCTCATGGATGCAGTTCCAGAACTGCACGATTTCAAATACACTCGCGCTTTCGGGACCGGGCGTTTTCAATGTCGTGAACTCCACCCTGCAAGGTGCAACGCAATGCACCATGAGTTCCACCGCCACCCGCGCGGCGTTTGTGGGCTGCACTTTTACGCCCACCCGGAACATCGTGAACAGCGGCAGCGCAAACAACCTGCTCGTGGATGCACGCCCCGCAATTTCAAACGCGTTCCCCGTTTTTTATTGGACGAACGTGCTCAACGATTATGAATCGCGCCAGCCTGCGAAGACCAATTTGTTTGTCGCCACCGCTTACGGCGCGACCGGCAACGGCGTGACCGACGACACCGCCGCCATCAATGCCGCGCTCGCCGCTGCGGGTGCGAACGGCGGCGGAATCGTCTATGTCCCCGCGGGATTGTATCGCTTGACGGCGACACTGGACGTTCCCAGCGGCGTGGAATTGCGCGGCGCGTATGAGTTGCGGCATTGGCCAGGCGCGGCTCCGGATGGATTCGCAAAAGGAACGGTGTTGCGGCCGTATGAAGGCGCGGGCACGACCAACGGCCCGGTGGCAGTCGCACTGGAAGCAAACAGCGGACTCGTGGGTGTGACCATCAGTTACGAAACTCAAAATACGAATTGCGTGCTCTTTCCACCGGCGATTCAGGGACGCGGTGGAAATATCTACTGCATCGGCATCGCCTGTCCGAATCCCTATTATTACCTCGACATGGACACCTATACCTGCACGAACCATTTTCTGTATCTCGTGGACGGTTGGGCGATCAAAACCGGTTTCAACATCGGCAACGGTTCCACCGGGTCAATGGTAGATAATATGGCCAACTGGACTTACTGGATTGGCAATGGACAATCGCAGAGCACGCTGCCGCAAAACATCCAGGCGCCGGTGCTGGAATTCGTGCTGCATCAATCCTGCTTTTATACGCTCGGAGATTGCACCGAATTGTTGGTGAAAGATTTCAGCATCATCCAAAATACCTACATGCGTCTGCACACAGAAAACGGCGTCGGACCGCAGGCGACTTTGATCGGGGCCTATTGCGATGCCACCATTCAGGGAATGATTTTCGACGGTGCTGGAACTTCGGATGTGAATGCGGTCAACCTCAGCCTCTGCGTTTTCAATGTCAACAATGATGCCGATTTGGCCAGCACCACCGTCGGCATTTTAAGCACGAATGGTTTTTCGGGCACGGCGCATTTCTTTAACACAACCTCGTTTGCCGAACGCTATTACGACATCAATTTGTATGGCGGCGATTTTGAGTTCGAGGTCGCGCACATCGAAAATAGTTTCAACGGCGCGAACGTCAATGGAGGCGTAATGGCCCTGGACAACCTATCGGCCGGCGGCGTCACGGGGAATGTGCCCTACGGCTTGACGTTCGGCACAAACGCGGGGATGGCTGGCAAGACCTCGGAAGTCATCGGTGATTTTTCCCCCAACGGGTTCGCTTTGAACAATATCAATGTCGCCGATCCAATTAATGGCTGGATAGATTACGCCTTGTCATCTTCTACTGTGCTGAACATCGGCTCGGTGGTAATCGGGGATATTTATCCCGACGGCGCGCATCAGTTTGAGCCCGCAGGCGCATTCTCTTTCATGGCTTTTTCCACGAATGGAATTAATAACAATGGCATCACTGTGCAGGTAGTCGCAACGAACCTTGCCGGACAGGTCTATGCGAATACGTTTTCCTCGGCAAATGGATTGATCGTCAACGGCAACTCCACTACCAAGAGCGTGAGCGCTCCGCTCATCACGAATGCGCTCTATAAAATGACCGTTCGCGTGAGCGATACTCTCGGCAACTCGGCGACCAATACCCTATCATTCGATACCGTAAGTCCCGCCTACACTTTTGAAGCCGAAGATTTCGATTATAACGGCGGTAGTTTCATTGATAACCCTATGCCTGATGCTTATCTAAATCTCGCCGGGGTCGTGGGAATTGATTATACCAACGGAATAACCGGGCAGGGGGGCGCAAGCTATCGTCCGCAAGGGATCGAGACGGAAGGCGCGAGTGACAAATTGCGCCTCGCATTTTCGGGAATCACTGATTACGACGTCGGATTTGCCAATGCGGGGAATTGGGCAAATTACACACGGACTATTGCAGCGGGGAATTACAATTTTTATATGCGCGCCGCGAGCCCGGGCGCGGCAATTACGGATGCCGCAAGCGTGGGGACCTTGACCAGCGGGCGCGGAACCTCCAACCAGGTTATTTTGAAACTGGGAACGATCGGGGTTCAGGACACCGGCAGTTATCAAACCTACACCTGGATTCCATTGAAAGACACCAGCGGCAACTTGGTAAAAATTGCGGGAACCGGAGAGGAAACGTTTCGCGTGACCACCGACCGAAGTGGTTTCAACGTGAATTACTACATGCTGGTAACGACGAATACTCAAGGGTCTTTCGTATTTGTCCCCGCGGCTCCCGGTGGCGTGATCGCGTCCGCAGGCAATGGGCAGGCAGTGGTGAATTGGCAGCCATCACCGAGTGCGGCAAACTATAATGTGAAACAGTCGCTGGCGAATGGCGGCCCTTATACTTTGATCGCCAGCAATCTTTCCGCTTTGAGTTTTACCAATACGGGCCTCTCTAACGGAATCACTTATTACTACGAAGTAACCGCGACCAATACCTTCGGCGAAAGCGCTGCTGCTGGCCCGGCCAGCGCACGACCAGTTTCCCTTTCGCCGCCGCAACTCGGCACCGTCGTTGGCAACGGGACGATTCAATTTAGCTGGGGAACTGACCACACCGGTTGGCGGTTGCAGATGCAGACAAATTCGTTGGGCAGCGGGTTTAGCAGCACTTGGGTGGACGTGCCGGGCGCGACCAATGCCAATCAAATTACCATTCCGGTAAATTCATCTTCAGGCACGGCTTTCTTCCGATTGGTGTATCCATGA